The following nucleotide sequence is from Nocardioides daedukensis.
TCAACCACTCCTCGTGCGTCATCGACTCCGGCCGACGCAGGAACGCGAAATTGGCCAGCGCGTCGGTGCGCTCGCCGTCCACGCGGGGCGGGGGCGGCAACGGCTCGCGCTCGTTGACCGCCCAAGCGTGCACGGTGGGGTCGAGACGGCGTACGACGTCGATCGCCGTCGCCACGTCATCTGCCCAGAGCGACAGCACGGCGGTGATCTGCGGACCCGGCCCGAGTCGCATCGCGGGGGCGACCGCCTCGTCGTCGACGTTGACCTGGATCCGGTCGACGGCCAAGGAGGCGTGGAAGTCGGGGTCGAGCAGCTGTTCCCGGACGCCTTCGGCGTGCAGGGCGAGGATTGCCTTCATGGCGCGGGGTGCTCCTGTTGTAGTTGGACGACGATCCGGTCCCAGTCCTCGGGGTCGGCCGGGTCATACCAGAGCTCGGTCTCCTGCCCCTCCTCGATCGGGTCCGCCGGGAGGATCAGCAGTCGCTTCTCGACGCGGTGCTTGTGGCCCTGCTCGTCGGAGAACTCGAAGGTGACCGGGGTGTTGACCTGCGTGCTCTCGCCGAACTCGAGATAGCCACGGTTGAGCACGACGGCCGTGGTCCGCACGCCGGTGCTCTTCAGATCGCCCACCAGGTTGACCTTCCGGCGGGCCTTGGAGCCGCCCGATAGGCCCAGGAGGAGGAGCAGCGCGGCGGCCACGATCATGCCGACGCCGAACCAGAGCGCCTTGGAGTTGTCCTCGCCGAGGTTGCCGAGCAGGGTCCCGGCGCCGACGCCCAGGAACGATGCGGCGATGCCGTGCCAGATGGTCAGGGCCCGGCGCGGGTCCGCCAGGGTGGACCAGAGGATCAGTGCGCAGACGGTGACGACCAGGGCGAAGCCGGTCAGGCCGATCGTCCACATCCGCGGCGTGGCATACATATCGGTGTTGACCGCGCGGATGATCGCCCAACCTGCGAGGAGTCCGCTGAGCAGCAGGGCCCCCAGGACGAGGTAGCGGCTGGTCGCGGATCCGGGGTTCGGCTCGGTGGTGCTCACGCCCGCCATTGAATCAGGCGGCCGGGAACCGGGAGAGGCTGCCTCATCCGGCGAACGTCCAGAGCAGCAGCTCGGTCGGCGCCGCTGCGGTGATCGTGCCGCCCTCGGCGCGCAGCCGGACCGCGTCGCCCTCGCCGAGTGCGCTGCCCTCGAAGACCGCCGACCCGGTGGTCACGAAGAGATGGGCGAGGGGTGTCTCGGGCACCTCCACCCGCTCGCCCGCAGCCAGCAGGGCGGCGTACAACGTTGCTCGGTTCGCCGAGATCCGGGTGGCGGCATCGGGGTGCGAGCCCGAGACCACCGGCAACCATTGGCCTGCCGGCTCCGCTGCCGCCGACGAATAGGTGGTCTCGCCGCCCGGCTCGTCGGGCAGCACCCAGGTCTGGATGAACCGGGTCGGGCCGGACGTGGCGTCGACGGTCTCGGAGTGGACCACCCCGCTGCCGGCCGACATCACCTGCACCCGGCCTGGCTCGACCACGCCCGTGTGCCCCTTGGAATCGGTGTGTCGCAGCGCCCCGGAGAGCACCCAGGTGACGATCTCCAGGTTGCTGTGCGGGTGGTCGGGGTAGCCGCCGCCGGGCAGGACCAGGTCGTCGTTGTGGCACACCAACAGCCCGAAGCGGAGGTTGTCGGGGTCGTAGTGGCTGCCGAACGAGAAGGAGTGCCGGGTACGCCGTCTCTCGGCGTCGGTGGCGAAGCGGTCGCCGGAGCGGTGTATTTCCACGGTGAACACACTAGGTTCGACGGCGTGACCGCACACGAGCCTGCCCCTCAGTTTCCTGCGAGCTTCCGTTTCGGCGCCAGCACGGCGTCGTACCAGATCGAGGGGGGTGTGGACGCCGGCGGACGCGGCCCGAGCATCTGGGACACCTTCTGTGCCGAGCCCGGCCGGATCCTTGACGGTTCGTCGGGCGCGCAGGCGTGCGACCACTACAACAGGTATCCCGAGGACGTGGCCCTGCTGAAGGGGCTGGGTGCGGACGGCTATCGGTTCTCGATCGCCTGGCCGCGGATCCAGCCGCTCGGCTCGGGGCGGGCCAACGGTGAGGGGTTGGGCTTCTATGACCGGCTCCTCGACGAGCTGCTCGAGGCCGGCGTCGAGCCGATGGCGACGCTCTATCACTGGGACTTGCCGCAGGCTCTTGAGGACGATGGCGGCTGGTTGAACCGCGACACCGCGGACCGGTTCGCCGAATATGCGACCCTCTGCGCGATGCGGTTCGGGGACCGGATCAAGCAGTGGATCCCGGTCAACGAGCCCAACGTGGTCGCGCTGATGGGCTACGCGCTGGGGATGCACGCGCCCGGCAAGGCCCTGATGTTCGACGCGTTGCCCGCCGCGCACCACGTCCTGCTCGCGCACGGCAAGGCCGTCCAGGCCCTGCGCGCGGTCGGCGCCAAGCAGATCGGGTGTGCCAACAACCATGCTCCGATGTGGCCCGAGAACCAGACCCCCGAGGCGTTGGCGGCGACCCAGGTCTTCGACGACCTGTGGAACAACCTGTTCGCCGACCCGATGCTGACCGGTGAATATCCCACCGGTTTCGCCGAGCAGATGCCCGCTGCCAAGGGTGGTTCGGTCGCCGACGACCTGGCCCTGATCGGGGCGCCGCTCGACTTCTACGGGGTGAACTACTACAACCCGTTCCAGGTCGGTGCCGCCCCCGAGGGGGCCGAGATGCCGTTCGAGTATCGCGACATCGAGGGCTACCCGAAGACCGATTTCGGCTGGCCGGTGGTGCCGGACGGGTTGCGCGAGCAGCTCGTGCACCTGCGCGACCGCTATCCGAACCTGCCGCCGGTGGTGATCACCGAGTCCGGCTGTGCCTACAACATGGAGCCGGATGCCTCGGGTGTGGTCGACGACCAGCCCCGGATCGACTACCTGGACTCGCACCTGCGCGCGGTCGCCGATGCGATGGCCGAGGGTGTCGACGTGGCCGGCTATTACACGTGGTCGCTGATGGACAACTTCGAATGGTCGGAGGGCTATTCGCAGCGGTTCGGCCTGGTGCACGTCGACTACGACACCCAGGTGCGGACCCCGAAGCGGTCCTATGACTGGTTCCGCTCCGTGATCGCCGCCTCCCGCCCCTGACGCCGAGTCGGCAGTTGTTGACGCCTGTTTGCGCCGACCCGGCACTTGTTGACGCCTCTTCCCGCCGAGTCGGCAGTTGTTGACGCGTTCTTCCGTCGAGTCGGCACTTGTTGACAACCGGTTGTCGGTGAACAACTGACGGGTCGGCGAATGCGGGGCGGTGCGGGGTGGTGTCAGAGCGCGGCTGCGACTCGCGTGCCCTGCTCGATCGCCCGCTTCGCGTCCAGCTCGGCTGCGACATCGGCACCGCCGATCAGGTGGACACGCCGTGCTCCACGGACCGCGGTGGCGTCAACAACTGCCGGGTCGGTGAGGGCGTCGTGGAGTGCCCGCACCGACTCCTGCCCAGCGCAGAGCACCACGTGGTCCACGTCGAGGACCTGACTGGTCACCTCCCCCGAGGCCGACGTGACGGTGATGTGCAGACCGGCGTCGTCGACCTTGTCGTAGAAGACCCCGGGCACCAGGTGCACGCCGGAGTCCTTGAGCACGGCCCGGTGCGCCCAACCCGATGTCTTGGCCAGGCCGCGACCGATCGAGGTGGACTTGCGCTGGAGCAGCCAGACCTCGCGCAACGGCGTACGCGCCTTCTTCTCCATCAGGCCGCCGCGGTGCAGCGACGGATCGCCGACGCCCCAGTGCGCCATCCAGGCGTCCAGATCTGCCGGGCTGCCGTCGTGCGGTTCCTCGGCGAGGAAGTGGCTCATGTCGACGCCGATGCCGCCCGCGCCGATCACGGCCACCTTGGCGCCGACCGTCACGGCCCCGGAGAGGACCTGGTCGTAGCGGACCACCTTGGCGTGGTCGACGCCCGGGAAGGACGGCACCCGTGGGGTGACGCCGGTGGCGACGATGACGTCGTCGAAGCCGGCCAGGTCGGCGGGCGTCGCCTCAGTGGAGAGGCGTACGTCGACCCCGAGCACCTCGAGCCGGCGGCCGTAGTAGCGCAGCGTCTCGCGGAAGTCCTCCTTGCCGGGCACCATCATCGCCAGCCGGAACTGGCCGCCGATCGACGCGGACTTCTCGAAGAGGGTGACCGCGAGGCCGCGCTCGGCAGCGGAGACGGCAGCCGCGAGCCCGGCCGGACCGGCCCCCACCACGGCGACGCGCTTGCGGGACCGGGTCGGCGACAGCACCAAGGTGGTCTCGCGGCAGGCGCGTGGGTTGACCAGGCAGGAGGCGTGCTTGTTCGAGAAGACGTGGTCCAGGCAGGCCTGGTTGCAGGCAATGCAGGTGTTGATCTCGTCCGCGCGACCCGAGGCGGCCTTGTTCACGATCTCGGGGTCGGCCAGGAACGGACGCGCCATCGAGACCAGGTCCGCGCCACCCGTCGCGAGGATGTCCTCGGCGGTGGCGGGGGAGTTGATCCGGTTGGAGGCGCAGACCGGGATCGAGACCTCGGGCTTGAGGCGTGCGGTGTGGTCGCGCCAGGCGCCCTGCGGGACCTGGGTGATGATCGTCGGGACACGGGCCTCGTGCCAGCCGATGCCCGTGTTGAGCAGGCTGACCCCGGCCTCCTCGAGCCGCTTGGCCAGCTCGACGATCTCCTCCCAGGTCTGGCCGCCCTCGACCAGGTCGAGCAGGGAGATCCGGTAGCCGATCATGAAGTCGTCGCCGACCAGTTCACGCGCCCGACGCACGATCTCGAGGGGGAATCGCATCCGGT
It contains:
- a CDS encoding EthD domain-containing protein; this translates as MKAILALHAEGVREQLLDPDFHASLAVDRIQVNVDDEAVAPAMRLGPGPQITAVLSLWADDVATAIDVVRRLDPTVHAWAVNEREPLPPPPRVDGERTDALANFAFLRRPESMTHEEWLTVWLESHTQVAIDTQGTFGYVQNPVIEPLVAGSADVAGIVEELFPMAAVSDPHAHYGSGGDRAELKRRFAAMMESCARFGADQGLDLVPTSRYTFG
- a CDS encoding pirin family protein: MEIHRSGDRFATDAERRRTRHSFSFGSHYDPDNLRFGLLVCHNDDLVLPGGGYPDHPHSNLEIVTWVLSGALRHTDSKGHTGVVEPGRVQVMSAGSGVVHSETVDATSGPTRFIQTWVLPDEPGGETTYSSAAAEPAGQWLPVVSGSHPDAATRISANRATLYAALLAAGERVEVPETPLAHLFVTTGSAVFEGSALGEGDAVRLRAEGGTITAAAPTELLLWTFAG
- a CDS encoding GH1 family beta-glucosidase; this encodes MTAHEPAPQFPASFRFGASTASYQIEGGVDAGGRGPSIWDTFCAEPGRILDGSSGAQACDHYNRYPEDVALLKGLGADGYRFSIAWPRIQPLGSGRANGEGLGFYDRLLDELLEAGVEPMATLYHWDLPQALEDDGGWLNRDTADRFAEYATLCAMRFGDRIKQWIPVNEPNVVALMGYALGMHAPGKALMFDALPAAHHVLLAHGKAVQALRAVGAKQIGCANNHAPMWPENQTPEALAATQVFDDLWNNLFADPMLTGEYPTGFAEQMPAAKGGSVADDLALIGAPLDFYGVNYYNPFQVGAAPEGAEMPFEYRDIEGYPKTDFGWPVVPDGLREQLVHLRDRYPNLPPVVITESGCAYNMEPDASGVVDDQPRIDYLDSHLRAVADAMAEGVDVAGYYTWSLMDNFEWSEGYSQRFGLVHVDYDTQVRTPKRSYDWFRSVIAASRP
- a CDS encoding NADPH-dependent 2,4-dienoyl-CoA reductase, with amino-acid sequence MNDFPHLLSPITIGSTTLRNRVVMGSMHTGLEDFFWNTGKLAAYFAERAKGGAGLIITGGYSPNFRGQLKPLGSQFSTRLHAARHRQITDAVHEHDSKIALQVLHAGRYGYTPYSVSASTKKSPITPFKPSALSTKGVDATATDFAKAIALARKAGYDGVEIMGSEGYLINQMLAARTNDRDDKWGGTASNRMRFPLEIVRRARELVGDDFMIGYRISLLDLVEGGQTWEEIVELAKRLEEAGVSLLNTGIGWHEARVPTIITQVPQGAWRDHTARLKPEVSIPVCASNRINSPATAEDILATGGADLVSMARPFLADPEIVNKAASGRADEINTCIACNQACLDHVFSNKHASCLVNPRACRETTLVLSPTRSRKRVAVVGAGPAGLAAAVSAAERGLAVTLFEKSASIGGQFRLAMMVPGKEDFRETLRYYGRRLEVLGVDVRLSTEATPADLAGFDDVIVATGVTPRVPSFPGVDHAKVVRYDQVLSGAVTVGAKVAVIGAGGIGVDMSHFLAEEPHDGSPADLDAWMAHWGVGDPSLHRGGLMEKKARTPLREVWLLQRKSTSIGRGLAKTSGWAHRAVLKDSGVHLVPGVFYDKVDDAGLHITVTSASGEVTSQVLDVDHVVLCAGQESVRALHDALTDPAVVDATAVRGARRVHLIGGADVAAELDAKRAIEQGTRVAAAL